The window TGCAGATGGAACTTACCTTCAGTGTTTGCAAATGGTTTGACAAGTCATTGACTTGCAGTCTGGTGCTGTTTGCTACACTTGGTATGTCAAATATATACTGCCCATCTTTGATCTCAGAGCTAATATACATGAAGTGTATAACATAAGATATAACAGAAGTTTGTGAGAGCATATGTTTGTTCTCACAGGAAACAAAAATAAGGTACTCACTTCTTCAAGATAGCAGCAACCACAGCATCTTTCATAGCTAGCAATGCAGGGAAAGTCTGCAATAAGTTGTTAAGTTCATGATGTAATGTGAAAAATGGAAGCCGCCACAAAAACAGCAAAAGGAGGCAGACAACCACTTTTAGGTGTCTTTCTCGTTCTTTTAATTGCAAAATCCTAATCTTGCAGGTCTAGTCCTTACTAAGTAAtgttcaaaatcaaaccaaacgtTAGACCAACTGAAAATAAAATTTGCCCTCGAGCATATAAAAATCTGCCAACTGGCTGCTGCACTTAATCATGCTAAATTAACTTTAACTAACCTGATGAAAGTTTAACGTGCATGTTACACTCATCTGTGGGAGTAGGTGCAAGTATTGGACCTCGCCTAGCTCCAATTGTGTTAAGATCGTTAGTATAACCTGTGAGAGAGAAAACCAGCTCTTCAGCATCTTACTAAGATAAAAGAATGTACAACTACATCATTCAGTTCCGGTCTTGCACTATCCCACATTTGTATAAAAAAGGGAAGCTACTTTCACAGCAAAGGTATTCAACAACAGATCAGAAGGAATATACAGAGGACATGCACACATCAGGTGGTGTGAAAGTTTATTATCTATCTCTAATTGAGTAATAAAGATTAATATATGTTCTGATAACTGTAGAAGACATGTTCCAGCTCTGTTTAGGCAATGACTTAAAATGCCAAATACTGCATGTACAGgtcaatttcataaaataaaataaaagaaggaGCAGGTATTATTATTCAGGATCTAGGATTTTCTTCTTTTCATGTCCAATGTTCCATAAGAATGTTTCAAGGATTAGTAGTCTCATCAATATACTGCAAGTTATAAATTTAAACACAGCCAATACATTCAGTCTGTGACTGTGCTCAAGGATGTATGATGAAAGGGCCATGCCTTTGGGTTGCAAATACGTTGTCTTGAAAAAGAGTTTTTAACCCAAATAAAAGATCAAAATGGTTAAATATAGAAAAGGTGATTGGGTAGTAATAGAAGCATTCAGAAAACTGATACTCAGCATACCAATTAAAATGACAGAAAAAGTACctcttctttcatatcaaatttaCGACTAGCAGACTCTTTAACTAATGAACATATTTTCCCAGCAGAGTTCGTGCTGTCACTGAAAATTTGACACAGCAATTTGTTCACCACATACTCGTCGACACCATCACTGAGAATAAACAATATGCAAAGCTTTAGAACCCTTAGATTCAAATGAACTCTATGAATATTAAGAGTTTTTTTCATTTCTTTATCACCTGTACATAAGACTGCGAGTCTTAAAATAGGAAACATCATCAAAAAAGAGATGGCAATAAGAGATTCTACCATCACGTCCAGCACGACCAATCTCCTGCACAGGTAGCATCAATATTTTGGTTAAAAGAATTGCAAAAGTCAGTATCTCGGAAATTGCAACCGTCATAAGCATAAATATCGACCTGGACATACTCTTCCAAGCTTTCTGGTAAGCTGTAATGTATTACCTGAGACAGAAGCATTTAGCAAGTCTTAATATGAATGTCGCATAGGAAGTCAGGCACAATTGCTGCACATTTAATGCAGCAGTACTTGGAATCTTTAGTCAACATAAACATTTTGGAAATTGTTTAATGTTGAAGTGCACCTTGTGGCCAGAAAAATGAGAGATGATGAAAGCTATCAAAAGGAAGCGTGGGCAACTAGTAATCTCACATAGCAAAAACAGATAgttactttttataattacaagAGAAAATCCATGTTGACTTGAACTGGGATCCGAAACCAACCACATAGCAGAATAAGTATTTAGGAACAAAATGCTGAATATAGTGGTGTTCTTGATTTCTTCTTGGAAACCTCCCTAATTTGGAGGTTAATGCAGACAAAAGGGCAAATATATCATATTGGAAAACCAAGATCTGTTCTTACAGCTTCAATATCCTTCTTATTCAGTCCCATGCCGAATGCCACAGTTGCAACAACCTTCCAGAAAATATTGATGCAAGTtaaaaaaacttcatttatataAAAGGATAGTATTTATTATCTGTAAATTAAAATGAATAGAAAATATGAATTGCTTCTCTCACCACTCTTATCTTGTTTGCACAAAACAGTTCCTGCGTACGGCTCCTTTCCTTTGCGAAAATTCCACTGTGATAACTCTGAAAACAATTCAAATTGTAAGTCACTTAACCCATTAGGCATCAAATGATTTACATGAGGATGCAGGTAACTGTAAACTGTTTACAAAGAATAAACCAAAAGGCAGATACAAAACCTTTGCCGAGATATTACTGTCACATAGATATTTGCAAATGAGATCAGTTTCGAACTGTGTACATTGAGGAGGGAAACAAGAAACCAGAAGTCAAGTTATGTGATACAGCTACagaaaacaaatataaaaaatgagAGTATCACAGACAAATAGGAAGCAGCACCTGAAATTTGCAGTAAATGATGATGCTTTTAGCCTCTGAAAAGGGGGAAGTCTTCAGCAAGGTCATCAGATCTTTCATCCTGAAATCAATTGAGTAAATTTGTAGCTttcatttttttttggggggggggggggggggagttattCAGTTTGTCAAGGGAAAAGATTATGATAGACTTACCTGTTTTCGCTCAGAGATACTGACAATTGCAAATTATCCCTTGGTTTCACTGCTTGGATAAGATTACTTGATGGAATATCCAATGCATGCATCACACTATACAATGTTTTAGTAGTTGCTGTTGCTGTCATTGCAAGTATGCATTGAGCCTTGAGTCTATCACGCAGTAATGATGCTTTAAGCCGCATATACGAAGGCCGAAAGTTGTGTGACCTACCAAAATGTTCGTGATTGTTGATACCACATAGAAGTTACATTTAAATAAgcaaaagagaaagagaaaagatAACAAAGTTGCAAAGCTAGACTAGAAAATGTAACTTTGAAAAGGTCAGACTCACCATTCAGAAACACAGTGGGCTTCATCAATAACCACAAGTGAAATTTGAGTGTCACAAAAAATGGATAAAAATTCTGAATTGAGAAACCTCTCTGGTGAAACAAAAAGGACCTGAAACATAAGCATCCACTTATTTTTTAGGACAAGGAGATACCGGAAAGAAAATGACCTCATGGAACTGCTATCGCATCTTGTTTATAATATTAGTCAACACTCAAATGAGATCGAATTTTTATATGCTCATCCAAGAAAGTCCACATTAAACTTGGCCAGCAGATGTGTGACTAAATGTGATAGTGAATGGATTAAAGCTACTTTGATAACGGTGGTGTCCGGCAGCTTTGCACACATCAGCTATTCCAATGGCTACATGTATCATTCTATCAGTACATGTACGGAGTAATTCTAGTCACCAAGACTTTAGGcaaatgggaagaaatcacctagccCTTTTTTTTTGGCCTCGGCTGGGATTAGAACCCTAGTCTCCTATGATCTCCATTCCAGTTCCATCAGCTGCCAGGTCACACATTTGGGTGTAGAAGTATATaaatttagtcgtaaaatagcagttgtcaagtgggttcaaataaaatatttatgcaaaATTTAAACAGCTTTAAtactaatttatatatatacacaatattatttttttgtgaagcgggttcagttgaacccgctagcCACCACTTGGGTCCGCCACTGGGTGTACATCAAAGCAACTTTGGAGGAAGTAAAAAAATCTTACCTTTATGGATCCCTCTTCTAGTAACTTATAAGTTTCCAAAACCTCCTCAGGTGTCTGCAACAGTGAAAACATTAACTCAGGAATAGCTCAAAATGCCATAAATTCAACAGGGCTAAAATTGCTAATAAGTTATACGCAACCTGGCTGCTACACAAAAGACCACCCTCCACAGCAGCAGGCAGCTGCTTTAGCTGATCAATCATTAAAGAAATCAAGGGGCTAATAACAACCGTAACTCCCTGAAAAACCATTGCCGGCAACTGATAACACAGCGACTTCCCAGCACCCGTTGGCAAAACCAACATTGTAGATTTCCCTGAAAGCACCATCTTGATTGTCTCCAACTGGCCATCTCTAAATGAATCATAACCAAAAGTCAGTTTTAACAACCTCAACAAATTCTCATCCAACGCCTCATTTCTAACTCTCATCACAGCTTCTTCAATCAACTTTGCATCAAAATCCATCCTTTCCCCTCCTCTTCCCTTAACTTCCACAACTAAACCTTCTTCATCACACAAACCATTCCCCCCTTCCCCTTCCTTACCTACAACCCCAACTTTCTTTTTCCATCTTCTATAGAACTTTTTACCACTTGATGAATTAGAATTCCTTCTTTTGAATTTTGATGCAAACTTTTTACCATAACCATTTATGTTGAGCCTTACAAAGTTACCCTCATTAACACATTTAACCTTCTTTGCAGGCAACGAAGATGACACGTTGCTCCCTATTAAATTAGGATGTTTCCTGACAACTGCTTCCTTCTTTTCAGTCTGTTGAGCCAGTCGGGGTTCAATAGAATCAGCTTCAGCAGGCTCAAGATTGAGAATGGCTTTTCGGGTTTTCGAAAAGGAAGCAAATTTGGATAAGCACAAGCCTCCAGCAGGAAGAACTTCACCAGAACTGTTGTCATTGGACAATAGGGTGTCGTTACGGTGGATTTGGAAGGGTAAATCGGAGAATTTTGGTGGGGAAAGTGGATTTTGAATTAGGGGTTTCGAACAGGAAGCATTTTTCGTTAAATTTGGAAGAACTTCACTTGAAACGGTGTCGTTTTTATGAATTTGGAAGGGTGAACTGTAGGGATTTTGTGGGTTTTGAATTGGGTTTTCTAGGGTTTTAGGATTGGAAGGAGGATTTTTTTTGGGTTGTTTGGTTGAGGGTTTTGGTCTTAGAATTGGGCGGGAAGATTTTGTGGATGTTATAGAGGTGTATTTGGCTTGAGTTCTTGACTTTGCGGTCGAAAGGAGAGCACGGCGCGACGGCAACGGCGACGGAGGAGGAGGGTGGCGTGGTGGGGTTGAGGATATGTGAGAGCCATCggaatcggagtcggaatccataGAAGATTTGCTCGGAGTTAAAGACTGGACTTTTGCTTTTTTCACTATTTCCTCCAAATTTCCCGCCAAGATCCTGTGAAGATCaatgttttttgaaaatataaacAAATTTCGTCACTAAatcattttctctttctttttccttttctcgaGAGAATATGAGATTTGGAATAATTTCATAACTTGACAGCAAACAAGCTATTAGGTTATATGTTACACTAGTCCTAGGGTATGCGTTTTGCGCGTGATTCTCGTCTCAATGACAAGACGATCTTAAAAATCACATATATTACTAAATAATATgtttgaattataaaataaaaattaaagtaaaagtGTAAGTTTTTGAGAATGATGAATGTTGATCATATTTACCTAACTTGATAAAGGAATAAATCATACCCCGCAAAAGTCATCTAATGTCTCAGTTGTATTTCAGTGACTTAAACACAATGTAGCATTAGAGTATGTGTATTGCGCGTGAACCGATAACAATAAGTATAAAATTATAAAAGTtagataaataattttaaatgtgtttgagatataaaataaaattgaaaataagctcatgaaaatgatgaatataagtctaaaaataaaatatgttgAGTCAGTGTTCTAAAACAATAGATCATAAAATATAGTTCAAAATTAAATAGCTATGCAAATTTAGGAATTTACATTAAATATATCAAAGTAGAAAACTGTCCTTTACTTTTCAATCAACTTCATAATATGAAAGTTAAACTGTTTAATTTTTGTCTTAATATGTtagtttgtcaatttttttaattataaattatagGTATTATAGAAAAAAATAGTtaataaataaaagtaatatACATTATAATTTTTTTGTAACAGACTAATATATgttattttaattgattttaaaaatattataactTCTAACATAGTTTAAATTAAGAAATATGTAAtaatttgaaaattttgtttgATTTTAAAGTGTGAACATTCTAATACATTACTATAGTGTTCCTACGAATTACTAGGTATTGTAATTATGATGAAAATTTAGCTGTAAAATATcaatttagaaagaaaaaaaaaaaaaggatggtGGCAATACAATTATTTAATTTGAGTGAATATAAaacatttattttgtattttatttatagtTTTGAAATTGAACAAACGGAATCTAAAGGGCGAAACGAAAAACAATGACTAATCTtactcttccttttctttttaaaaattgtTATTACTTTTCCTTTTCAAATATGTTATattacacataattcaaataaggaaggTCTTGGTACACAAAATCTatattattattgaaaggagAGGAGAAAGCATTCttcttaagccaagtggcaacctAGAATAAAGCCACATGGCATAAATAGTTAATATTAGTTGTTTATtaaataattagttattggttattatttttgaatttaaatatctataaaataataaaataaaatattttacaatAAAAACGAAAATATCtatcaaataataaaataaaatattttataataaaaaacgaaaatttaaaaaaattattcattCAAATTGgcgagtagtttcaagttggactttttaaattattttaaaataaaacactaaaattacaaataaaataaactactgccaatttaaaatttctttgtttttttaataatttttgtttttctttttaaaaataaaaagtttatttattcaaaaactatttttgataataatagaataatttataaaataaaataatatgtatcttctattaataaaatgaaagtagcatacaaaaatttaaataaagtaatatgataataaatattggataatataatgaagaaaaatatagaacTAAATAGTTATTCGATGTCTATATAAGTCttattaatttaatagagattttattcattaaaattcagataatattattgagaacaataggaaaaaattttaaataaaaaaatatttcaagagtaataaaatatatatcttctattatattacaaagaGAAAGTAGttgacaaaaatattaaacaaagtaatatgctaataaaattttctattaacaatgcaattatattaaatattggataatataataataagaatacataacaaaaaagttattcgatgatTATATAAGtacctttaatttaatagagattttattcattaaaattcacataatattattgacaacaacataataaaatttaaaataacaagattaataaaatatatatatcttctcttatatTACAAAACGAAAGCGAGCAGGCAAagatattaaacaaagtaatatgctaaaaaacactattaacaatgtaaaaatactaaacattggataataaaataaagaaaaatctagaacaaaaaatttattcaatgactatataagtcacgataaaaatttaatttaattaatatttttaatattggCCGCGTATCATGTGGGTATGACTACTAGTATAGTTAAttttgaagtcctaaatattaggacaataataaaatgactattcttaaatattagaaaaatattaaaatgactattttgtctagtgtgaattCTTTTTTATTAAGGGTagaaaaggcgaacgacatttcgctaagggcctccatgcttttaatatagtactagttacTATGTACGTGCGTTACACGTAAATCTTTAGTCAGAATTTTGATATAAAAGAACAATAAACTAAATTTAGTAACAAATTATTTACAAGATAAAATTCATTGTTGCTTCACCGTAttcaaagaaataaaatattaattatacaAATGATGATAAATCAAGTCCCTGATTAAAGATTTTAGAGAAGTATATATTTTTAATCACTTCTAAAAATAATAGcagataaatatttttttggtatatatgtgaattatatatatatatatatatatatatatatagtatacacATTCTATATACTATTTGgctagttaatataattatttttgacaAAGCGATCAATTTTGTATTTTGCCCTGGATTTAAGTATTGTATACTCCGtgattatttaataaattacaaGGGATTTCGATTTTTGTACATTTTTCACTCAAAATGATCACCCCACTccttaaaatataataaaaataacaatCACAACTATGCAAGAAAAACAATTACATGTGACACCTATTAAGATGATTATTTTAAAACATACAATGTAACATTGTTGagaagttttttaaattttttgaacaTATGTAAGAGTAATAAAATACATGATTAATCACATGAATCACATAATTGCGTCGAGTTCGTacatttttacttgaaaataatatataaaattgCGAAGAAGTATAGGATAATTTTGAAACTCAATTCAATCGTTTgagttaaaataattttaaaacttttgGATAAATATCCACTATTTAAATATGTACTATCGAGAATAATCAAGAATTACGTGGACATGAATCACATAATTGCGTCGAGTTCGTacatttttacttgaaaataatatataaaattgCGAAGAAGTATAGGATAATTTTGAAACTCAATTCAATCGTTTgagttaaaataattttaaaacttttgGATAAATATCCACTATTTAAATATGTACTATTGAGAATAATCAAGAATTACGTGGACATGAAGAATATAtacatttaaaagaattatattactCTAAAATAACATATGTATCCCTCAATAAATCAGTAGCTTAAAtagtacaaacatttattttgtaaaacaataaatatttattatctAGAATAAGGTAAATATGAAAAAGataaataatttgaaaaataaaacttAAGTTCATAAACTCAATATCCCCAGAACAATACACAAAGATAAAATCAATACCTTATATTATACATGCTTCCTAATTGTTTGGAAAGTTCCAGCTAATTTTCACATTCTATATGAACATCGTGATATATTTTTGCTTTTGTAACAGAGCCGATCCAATCATTTTATTGTACTTACTTTAAACTGTTTTTAACCAATCATCACGCATAATacattaataataatattctaaatattttgctttttatttttatataaattgatgtaACATTGAATTGGAAACAATTTATGGCACTTGAACatctaataaaaataaatcaatcaAAAAAAATTTATGTTAAACTTCGATATATAGAAGACTTGAACGAACCCGTTCTAGGAAATAATGTAACATATATACATcgattttctttgagaaatttgTAAAAGAATCAATTACTCATAATgaagtaaaaataaataaattaaagagaACAATCTCATTTGTGTTATTAGAACCACCTTATTATcatgtaaaataaaatattcatataaacttacccctatattttttatcatttaaaagtAGATGTTATATTTTAAAAGATTATaacttaataatatttttattatttaatattttaaaaattaactcAATTTATGTAATAACTCCTCATACTTAGGAACACATAATATATCATATAATTTAGTTTTAGCTTTATATGAACTAATAAGAATTAACTTTAAAGGATAATAAGAATTTTTCAATTTGTTTAAAATGTTATAGATGTTTTTAAAGCATAATACTAAATTTCTCTTAAAGTACGTGCCTTATTTGTTATAGAGAATTGTAATTAGGAATAATTCTTTTTGATAGAAAATTATGGACGTGCTTCTCTTATGACGTTGCAGGGTTGTCAATATGTGTAGTTTAAATCGAAAAAGAATTCCATTATTAGGTAATTTACTATCAGatccttaaattatataaatatttaagggcataaaagtTGATTAATGTTTCAGGGATATTTTAGTCGTTTAACATTTAACATAAATTATTTGtgcttttataattttatatatatatatatatatatatatatatatatatatatatagagagagagagagagagagagagagagagagatagatagatagatagatcaTCATTTAGTATTATATATAACACTATTTGATTAAGAAATAGGGTTTAAGGTATTAATTCAAACTAATTGAAATAATGGCTTCAAAGCCCTAGTCAGTATTTAGTACTAGTTGGCTGGAAGAAAAGAAGACCAATTTAATTAGATACTTTACATAATTTGTATCTTAAGAAATTTGTAAAAGCTATAACAGAAAAGTGTCAAATATTTTAGAATGATATGAAATTGAATAATGTCATGTAAATTtgatagagaaaataataataaatgcgAACACGATATAACCACAAGTTGAACATGTCTACTTTAATAATCGCTATATGATCTAACCATTCAAATTAGGTCTTAGTGGTATAATATGATCTCAGGCATATGGTATTGAGGTATTCATGTTGATAATTGTGAATAATAAAGATTTAGGCATATTAGCTCAAGAAAAGTTTGTTTTTATGGCCGCAAAGGCGAATCTAGTATTTTTATAATATGGGTGCACCACTAAAGAAATGAGAAAAAAGAAAGTATTAAGTGGAATTGATTCATGTTCCTTTAGGTAAAAAACTAAGCATTCAACCAAGTGCATCATTTAGTCTCTTTAGAGTATGGTGCGAACGGATAATATTAAATCAATTCTAgcaaatatgtacataaaatgcCTAGTTTGGTGAATAGACTATGGATTCACGTTCCCATAAAATAGACTATAAATCGGCCCGTTTATGGGAGCTTTCTTTGATTGTAGTGAATGGGTCAGGAAATCTCTATCTTTATGATAAACATATATTCAGTTTGCAAATTCGTTATACAAAAAATAAGAGTAATCCAAAATTATCATtgcagaacaataacaacaattagcAGAATGAAATAAAGTTTTATGTAAATATTTGTTTTTGC is drawn from Nicotiana tomentosiformis chromosome 12, ASM39032v3, whole genome shotgun sequence and contains these coding sequences:
- the LOC104086865 gene encoding ATP-dependent DNA helicase Q-like 5; the protein is MDSDSDSDGSHISSTPPRHPPPPSPLPSRRALLSTAKSRTQAKYTSITSTKSSRPILRPKPSTKQPKKNPPSNPKTLENPIQNPQNPYSSPFQIHKNDTVSSEVLPNLTKNASCSKPLIQNPLSPPKFSDLPFQIHRNDTLLSNDNSSGEVLPAGGLCLSKFASFSKTRKAILNLEPAEADSIEPRLAQQTEKKEAVVRKHPNLIGSNVSSSLPAKKVKCVNEGNFVRLNINGYGKKFASKFKRRNSNSSSGKKFYRRWKKKVGVVGKEGEGGNGLCDEEGLVVEVKGRGGERMDFDAKLIEEAVMRVRNEALDENLLRLLKLTFGYDSFRDGQLETIKMVLSGKSTMLVLPTGAGKSLCYQLPAMVFQGVTVVISPLISLMIDQLKQLPAAVEGGLLCSSQTPEEVLETYKLLEEGSIKVLFVSPERFLNSEFLSIFCDTQISLVVIDEAHCVSEWSHNFRPSYMRLKASLLRDRLKAQCILAMTATATTKTLYSVMHALDIPSSNLIQAVKPRDNLQLSVSLSENRMKDLMTLLKTSPFSEAKSIIIYCKFQFETDLICKYLCDSNISAKSYHSGIFAKERSRTQELFCANKIRVVVATVAFGMGLNKKDIEAVIHYSLPESLEEYVQEIGRAGRDGRISYCHLFFDDVSYFKTRSLMYSDGVDEYVVNKLLCQIFSDSTNSAGKICSLVKESASRKFDMKEEVILTILTQLELGEVQYLHLLPQMSVTCTLNFHQTFPALLAMKDAVVAAILKNSEIKDGQYIFDIPSVANSTRLQVNDLSNHLQTLKLKGEVTYELKDQAYCYVIMEVPKDICSLATWLTKWLSEVESCKVRKMDTMYDAAVFAAEACDKVHGCLGRQHTPCLQRKIAEYFISGTEVDVPKKIGGSSPFLTADIKVFLQCNSHAKFTPRAIARILHGIASPAFPSATWSRTHFWGRYMQTDFKAITVAAKAELMNLVGKDSIKQGHSQD